TTGTTTCATTAAGTTTTGCATTTTTATGTAAATTTATTTGTTTGTCATAAAATGCTGTTTAGAAAAAATAGCCAACACTAGTGAAACTCTATAATTCCGAATAACCACAATCATAAAAAGCAAACACGAGTCATACCGCAACTGGAATTTATCCATTTTCTGAATAATATAAAGAACATTTAAAATAAAACGGTCATTTATCTATCTTCTTCCTAACCACAAACCATTACTGAAACAACACCTTAAATTATGGAACTATTAAAAAAAATACCATTCAAACTCTTTTTAATACCAATAATCCTCTAAAGAATCATGTCTCGACTCAAATTCTTAGCAGCTGTATTTCCCATTATTTTCTTCTCATCATCAAACAGTTATGCTTTCTCTCTTGCAGAAGCATGGAAAGCAGCAGTTGACTATTCGGCGGATTATTCAGCTTCAAAACATGAACGCGATGCTGAAGCAGAACAAAAACGGATAGCCCGATCGGCCTTACTGCCCAAAATTACAGCAAACGCTTCTTATCAAAGGCATCCTTCATCCAGTTCTTCAGAAACCCGCTCTCAAGGCTGGAATATTCAAGCCAGCCAAGTTTTGTTTGATAAAAGCCGCTATGCTCAATATAAGCAGGGGAAACTTGCAGAAGAATCGGCCAATGCCAAATTAGACAGTAAAGAAGGAGAGCTGCTGCTTAATGTTTCAAAAGCATATTTCGATGTTTTACTTCAAAAAGACAAGCTTTCTGCCATACGCAAAGAAAAATCTGCGTATGAGCAGCAAATGAAACAAGCAAAAGAAATGTTCAAGCAAGGTGCTGCCACGATTATTGATACCCACGAAGCTAAATCCGGTTATGATGCGGCATTGTCAAAAGAAATTGAAACACTTACACAATTGGAAATTGCTGAAAATACTCTGGCCGATATGACCGGTTTAAATCCCAAACTCATTAGAACCATTAAAATTTCTCCCAATAACACAAATTTGCTCGGCTATACCAAAGAACAAGACTGGCAGTCGCTGGCAGAGAGTCATAACCCTGAATGGCTTCAACAAAAATTAGCCTTGGCAAGTTCCAAAGAAGGGCTTAAAGCAGCCAAAGGAAAACATTGGCCTACGGTCACGCTCAACGGAGGCTACCAAAACAATATGAATACGGTAGAAAACGAAGCTTACGGCGGTGAATATAAGTATCGCAGCAAAGGCGGCACCATCTCGGTTGATGTCAACATGCCCCTCTACACCGGAGGAGAAACCTCCAGCCTAATCCGGCAGGCTGCGGCGCAAGAAATGCAGAATCAGGATCTATTAACCGCAACAGAGCGTAAAATCAAACTGGCAATAAAACAAGCTTACCGATCCACCAGCAGCAATAAAATTTTGATGATGGCTCAAGAGCGGCTGCTGGTAACCAACCAAGCTAAACTGGATTCGACCAAATTAGGCCGCCAAGTCGGCGTACGAAACAACTTAGAAGAAATACAGGCCCAACAAAACAAGGCAGAAGCCGAACAAAAACTCGCAGAAGCAAAATACGCTTATGTACAGTCTTATTTACAGCTGCTACAAAGTGCCGGCGTACTTACCGAACCCGAACGCCAAATCCAGATCCATCAAACACTCTATTAAAGTAAATCCCGTTTATTGGGCTTCTCCCTAAATGCCTGTCTGAAAACCTTTTCAGACAGGCATTCTTCACACTTCATTTGACTACATCCCGCTACATTGCTAACAATACTTCCCTATTCCCTTTTTCAGACAGGCATACCGCCTGCCTTCAAGCTTCACATCATTAATAAGGCAAAAGACACATCATGCAATTTCATCAAATCAACAACCCGAAAGACGCCCCGCTGGCCGAAGACGCCGCATTTTTAGGCCAAGCCCTTATCCGCATGCTGGAAAACGAAACCAGCGAAGCCGTAATTTCCGTGGTCAAACAGCTTGCCGAAAGCCAAGACAGCACCCGCATCATCGCCGCCGCGCT
This portion of the Neisseria canis genome encodes:
- a CDS encoding TolC family outer membrane protein; translation: MSRLKFLAAVFPIIFFSSSNSYAFSLAEAWKAAVDYSADYSASKHERDAEAEQKRIARSALLPKITANASYQRHPSSSSSETRSQGWNIQASQVLFDKSRYAQYKQGKLAEESANAKLDSKEGELLLNVSKAYFDVLLQKDKLSAIRKEKSAYEQQMKQAKEMFKQGAATIIDTHEAKSGYDAALSKEIETLTQLEIAENTLADMTGLNPKLIRTIKISPNNTNLLGYTKEQDWQSLAESHNPEWLQQKLALASSKEGLKAAKGKHWPTVTLNGGYQNNMNTVENEAYGGEYKYRSKGGTISVDVNMPLYTGGETSSLIRQAAAQEMQNQDLLTATERKIKLAIKQAYRSTSSNKILMMAQERLLVTNQAKLDSTKLGRQVGVRNNLEEIQAQQNKAEAEQKLAEAKYAYVQSYLQLLQSAGVLTEPERQIQIHQTLY